The proteins below come from a single Pandoraea apista genomic window:
- a CDS encoding methylated-DNA--[protein]-cysteine S-methyltransferase → MIRYETYYDSPLGDMLLVANGDAVTGVYFSHQKYFPQDGDVRRDGGDMAVLNDAKRQLDEYFHEGRRVFDLALAPEGTPFQQRVWAELLRIPFGETRSYGDLAHALGDANKSRAVGAANGRNPISIIVPCHRVIGADGTLTGYASGVERKLALLSLEGAAWASVGGAGVGTGATRRTRLSAPANLAFDF, encoded by the coding sequence ATGATCCGCTACGAAACATATTACGACAGCCCTCTGGGCGACATGCTGCTCGTTGCGAACGGCGATGCTGTCACCGGGGTGTATTTCTCGCATCAGAAGTACTTTCCGCAAGACGGAGACGTGCGCCGCGATGGCGGCGACATGGCCGTTCTCAACGACGCTAAGCGTCAGCTCGACGAGTATTTTCACGAAGGACGCCGCGTCTTCGACCTGGCGCTAGCCCCCGAAGGCACACCGTTTCAGCAGCGTGTCTGGGCCGAGTTGCTGCGTATTCCGTTTGGCGAGACCCGCAGCTATGGCGATCTCGCCCATGCGTTGGGTGACGCAAACAAGTCGCGTGCGGTCGGCGCTGCCAACGGGCGAAATCCGATATCGATCATCGTTCCCTGCCACCGCGTGATCGGCGCAGACGGCACCCTCACCGGCTACGCCAGCGGCGTCGAGCGCAAGCTCGCGCTGCTCTCGCTCGAAGGGGCTGCATGGGCCAGCGTTGGCGGCGCGGGCGTCGGCACCGGGGCAACACGTCGCACGCGACTGTCGGCGCCGGCCAATCTCGCCTTCGATTTCTGA
- a CDS encoding malate dehydrogenase, producing MAKPAMRVAVTGAAGQIGYSLLFRIANGDMLGKDQPVILQLLDLPQAQAAVKGVVMELEDCAFPLLAGVVVTDDPKVAFKDADVALLVGARPRSKGMERKDLLEANGAIFTVQGKALDEVAKRDVKVLVVGNPANTNAYIAMKSAPNLPKENFTAMLRLDHNRALSQIAAKTGKPVASIEKLAVWGNHSPTMYADYRFATIDGQSVKSMINDDVWNNDVFLPTVGKRGAAIIEARGLSSAASAANAAIDHIHDWVLGTNGKWVTMGIPSDGSYGIPEDVIYGVPVTCENGKYKRVEGLEIDAYSREKMNITLNELEEERAGVAHLLG from the coding sequence ATGGCAAAACCCGCAATGCGTGTCGCCGTCACCGGCGCCGCTGGCCAAATCGGCTACTCCCTGCTGTTCCGCATCGCCAATGGCGACATGCTCGGCAAGGATCAGCCCGTCATCCTGCAACTGCTCGACCTCCCGCAAGCTCAAGCCGCCGTCAAGGGCGTCGTGATGGAGTTGGAAGACTGCGCGTTCCCGCTGCTCGCCGGCGTGGTTGTGACCGACGACCCGAAGGTCGCCTTCAAGGATGCCGACGTCGCCCTGCTGGTGGGTGCCCGTCCGCGCTCGAAAGGCATGGAGCGCAAGGATCTGCTTGAAGCCAACGGCGCAATCTTCACGGTGCAGGGCAAGGCCCTGGACGAAGTCGCCAAGCGCGACGTCAAGGTGCTCGTGGTCGGCAACCCGGCCAACACGAATGCCTACATCGCCATGAAGTCGGCGCCGAATCTGCCGAAGGAAAACTTCACCGCGATGCTGCGTCTGGATCACAACCGTGCGCTGTCGCAAATCGCCGCCAAGACCGGCAAGCCGGTCGCCAGCATCGAAAAGCTGGCCGTGTGGGGCAACCACTCGCCGACGATGTACGCCGACTACCGTTTCGCCACGATCGACGGCCAGAGCGTGAAGTCGATGATCAACGACGACGTGTGGAACAACGACGTGTTCCTGCCGACCGTCGGCAAGCGCGGCGCCGCCATCATCGAAGCCCGTGGCCTGTCGTCGGCGGCCTCGGCGGCCAACGCTGCCATCGACCACATCCATGACTGGGTGCTGGGCACGAACGGCAAGTGGGTCACGATGGGTATCCCGTCGGACGGCTCGTACGGTATTCCGGAAGACGTGATCTACGGCGTGCCGGTGACCTGCGAAAACGGCAAATACAAGCGCGTGGAAGGCCTCGAGATTGATGCCTACTCGCGCGAAAAGATGAACATCACGCTCAACGAGCTCGAAGAAGAGCGCGCTGGCGTGGCACATCTGCTGGGCTAA
- the acnA gene encoding aconitate hydratase AcnA — MAHNLHKTLKEFKLSGDKKGKFYSLPQLGKALGVNVERLPVSIRIVLESVLRNCDGKKVTEEHVKQLANWKPNAERTDEIPFVVARVVLQDFTGVPLLADLAAMRNVAERQGKNPKRIEPLVPVDLVVDHSVQIDHFREKKALDLNMKLEFQRNNERYQFMKWGMQAFDTFGVVQPGFGIVHQVNLEYLARGVHKKDNVFYPDTLVGTDSHTTMINGIGVVGWGVGGIEAEAGMLGQPVYFLTPDVVGVELTGRLREGVTATDLVLTITEMLRREKVVGKFVEFFGEGTASLALPDRATIANMAPEYGATMGFFPVDGKTIDYFKGTGRTKSEIDAFESYFKAQKLFGIPKTNEIDYTKTLTLDLGTVAPSLAGPKRPQDRIEIGNVKSTFNDLFTKPVAENGFNKTEEQLDTTYKTDSGIDVKNGDVLIAAITSCTNTSNPSVLLAAGLLAKKAVEAGLKVAPHIKTSLAPGSRVVTEYLEAAGLLPYLEKLGFGVTAYGCTTCIGNAGDLTAELNDTIVKNDLVAAAVLSGNRNFEARIHPNIRANFLASPPLVVAYAIAGNVRRDLMTEPVGKGHGGREIFLGDIWPTSEEIHKLMKFAMNAKVFKTNYDTVKEPSPLWAKVKGSKGQVYDWPTSTYIAEPPFFDGFSMDPKTDIEPIHGARALGVFGDSVTTDHISPAGSIKETSPAGKWLLENGVLKADFNSYGSRRGNHEVMMRGTFANVRIKNLMIPAKEDGSRVEGGLTIHQPSGEQLSIYDAAMKYVGENTPTVVFGGEEYGTGSSRDWAAKGTQLLGVKAVIARSFERIHRSNLVGMGVLPLQFKGTDSAQSLGITGEETFDIEGLTADIKPQQDVTLVIHRKNGDTQKVQVLLRIDTPIEVDYYKHGGILPFVLRQLLAAA, encoded by the coding sequence ATGGCCCACAACCTCCACAAAACGCTTAAAGAGTTCAAACTCAGCGGCGACAAGAAAGGCAAGTTCTACTCGCTGCCCCAACTGGGTAAAGCCCTGGGTGTGAATGTCGAGCGCCTGCCGGTGTCGATCCGTATCGTGCTCGAGTCCGTGCTGCGCAACTGCGACGGCAAGAAAGTGACGGAAGAGCACGTCAAGCAACTGGCTAACTGGAAGCCGAACGCTGAGCGCACCGACGAAATCCCGTTCGTCGTGGCGCGCGTCGTGCTGCAGGATTTCACTGGCGTGCCGCTGCTGGCCGATCTGGCCGCCATGCGTAACGTCGCCGAACGTCAGGGCAAGAACCCGAAGCGCATCGAGCCGCTCGTGCCGGTGGATCTCGTGGTTGACCACTCGGTTCAGATCGATCACTTCCGCGAGAAGAAAGCGCTCGACCTGAACATGAAGCTGGAATTCCAGCGCAATAACGAGCGTTATCAGTTCATGAAGTGGGGCATGCAGGCGTTCGACACGTTCGGCGTGGTCCAACCGGGCTTCGGCATCGTGCACCAGGTGAACCTGGAATACCTTGCACGCGGCGTGCACAAGAAGGACAACGTGTTCTACCCGGATACCCTGGTGGGTACCGACAGCCACACGACCATGATCAACGGTATCGGCGTGGTGGGCTGGGGCGTCGGTGGTATCGAAGCCGAAGCCGGCATGCTCGGCCAGCCGGTGTACTTCCTCACGCCCGACGTCGTTGGCGTGGAACTGACGGGCCGTCTGCGCGAAGGCGTGACCGCCACCGATCTGGTGCTCACGATCACGGAAATGCTCCGTCGTGAGAAGGTCGTCGGCAAGTTCGTCGAATTCTTCGGCGAAGGCACGGCCAGCCTGGCGCTGCCGGACCGCGCCACCATCGCCAACATGGCACCGGAATACGGCGCGACCATGGGCTTCTTCCCGGTCGACGGAAAGACCATCGACTACTTCAAGGGCACGGGCCGCACGAAGAGCGAAATCGACGCCTTCGAGTCGTACTTCAAGGCGCAGAAGCTCTTCGGCATTCCGAAGACGAACGAAATCGATTACACGAAGACGCTTACGCTGGATCTGGGCACGGTCGCCCCGTCGCTGGCCGGTCCGAAGCGTCCGCAAGACCGTATCGAAATCGGTAACGTGAAGTCGACCTTCAACGATCTGTTCACCAAGCCGGTGGCAGAGAACGGCTTCAACAAGACCGAAGAACAACTCGACACGACCTACAAGACCGACAGCGGCATCGACGTGAAAAACGGCGACGTGCTGATCGCGGCCATCACGTCGTGCACGAACACCTCGAACCCGAGCGTGCTGCTCGCCGCAGGTCTGCTGGCCAAGAAGGCCGTGGAAGCCGGCCTGAAGGTCGCACCGCACATCAAGACCTCGCTCGCCCCGGGAAGCCGCGTGGTGACCGAGTACCTCGAAGCCGCCGGCCTGCTGCCGTATCTCGAGAAGCTGGGCTTCGGCGTGACGGCCTACGGCTGCACGACCTGTATCGGCAATGCCGGCGATCTGACGGCCGAGCTGAACGACACCATCGTGAAGAACGATCTGGTCGCCGCCGCCGTGCTGTCGGGCAATCGTAACTTCGAAGCGCGTATTCACCCGAACATTCGCGCCAACTTCCTCGCTTCGCCCCCGCTCGTCGTGGCCTACGCCATTGCTGGCAACGTGCGCCGCGACCTCATGACCGAACCGGTCGGCAAGGGCCACGGCGGCCGCGAAATCTTCCTGGGCGACATTTGGCCGACCAGCGAAGAAATCCACAAGCTGATGAAGTTCGCGATGAACGCGAAGGTCTTCAAGACCAACTACGACACGGTCAAGGAACCGAGCCCGCTGTGGGCCAAGGTCAAGGGCTCGAAGGGGCAGGTCTACGATTGGCCGACGTCGACGTACATCGCCGAACCGCCGTTCTTCGACGGTTTCTCGATGGATCCCAAGACCGATATCGAGCCGATCCACGGCGCACGCGCGCTGGGCGTATTCGGTGACTCGGTTACGACCGACCACATCAGCCCGGCCGGTTCGATCAAGGAAACGTCGCCGGCAGGCAAGTGGCTGCTCGAAAACGGCGTGCTCAAGGCCGACTTCAACAGCTACGGCTCGCGCCGCGGCAACCACGAAGTGATGATGCGCGGCACGTTCGCCAATGTCCGGATCAAGAACCTGATGATTCCGGCGAAGGAAGACGGCTCGCGCGTCGAAGGGGGTCTGACGATTCACCAGCCGTCCGGCGAACAACTGTCGATCTATGACGCCGCAATGAAGTACGTTGGCGAAAACACCCCGACGGTGGTGTTCGGCGGTGAAGAGTACGGCACGGGTTCCTCGCGCGACTGGGCAGCCAAGGGTACGCAGTTGCTGGGCGTGAAGGCGGTCATCGCGCGTTCCTTCGAGCGTATCCACCGTTCGAACCTGGTCGGCATGGGCGTGCTGCCCCTGCAATTCAAGGGCACGGACAGCGCACAGTCGCTGGGTATCACGGGCGAAGAGACGTTCGACATCGAAGGTCTGACGGCCGACATCAAGCCCCAGCAGGATGTCACGCTGGTGATCCATCGCAAGAACGGCGACACGCAAAAGGTGCAAGTCCTGCTGCGTATCGACACGCCGATCGAAGTGGATTACTACAAGCACGGCGGCATTCTGCCGTTCGTGCTGCGTCAACTGCTCGCCGCTGCCTGA
- the trmB gene encoding tRNA (guanine(46)-N(7))-methyltransferase TrmB produces the protein MFANSRTVDSAQTGPHDKLADLVRRHRDAVFRKPLAAYSAGVFDAAIAAWRDAGAAPLIIDAGCGVGESTLRLATQFPDHFVIGIDQSESRIVRGKDWWDGVWPENFVWVRADLVDFWRQLFDAGIRPARHYILYPNPWPKIGQLARRWHAHAVFPTVVALGGVLECRSNWSIYIDEFALAVEWLSGVRPAVEAWSPAPGIAPVTPFERKYLASGHGLYRCVVTLPPASASASASASA, from the coding sequence ATGTTTGCAAATTCGCGCACTGTTGATAGTGCTCAAACCGGGCCGCACGACAAACTGGCGGATCTCGTTCGCCGTCATCGCGATGCGGTGTTTCGTAAGCCGCTGGCTGCCTACAGCGCGGGGGTGTTCGATGCCGCCATCGCTGCATGGCGCGACGCGGGCGCGGCACCCCTGATCATCGACGCGGGGTGCGGGGTCGGTGAAAGCACCTTACGCCTGGCCACGCAGTTCCCCGATCACTTCGTCATCGGTATCGATCAATCGGAGAGCCGTATCGTGCGCGGCAAGGATTGGTGGGACGGTGTGTGGCCCGAGAACTTTGTATGGGTGCGCGCCGATCTGGTCGATTTTTGGCGGCAATTGTTCGACGCGGGTATTCGCCCGGCACGTCACTACATTCTCTATCCGAATCCGTGGCCGAAGATTGGTCAACTCGCGCGACGCTGGCACGCACACGCCGTTTTCCCCACAGTCGTGGCGCTGGGTGGGGTGCTTGAATGCCGAAGCAACTGGAGCATCTACATCGACGAATTCGCGTTGGCGGTTGAGTGGCTCAGTGGCGTGCGTCCGGCTGTGGAGGCTTGGTCGCCTGCGCCGGGTATCGCCCCTGTCACACCGTTCGAGCGCAAATATCTGGCATCGGGCCATGGCTTGTATCGGTGTGTGGTGACATTACCGCCGGCTTCGGCTTCGGCTTCGGCTTCGGCTTCGGCGTGA
- a CDS encoding DUF2863 family protein — MRSRTAKRLTPDAEKLVGHALALAASGSRIEDRFWEAQLDTLLTRVLRTGNQPAIDAALDHLQANHSEAYGALADLIESQSESAEPEAEGAVWDGLLVAIPILAWTRYAIPSGPVKTDALMPVRAHLHAHVLAESARVAISPYLYSIDQLPRTHCESWKVTQQLVRAAVDNADVKQPGNDLPETAPILADPRFLLAAVTVPKGAPMFRWQEDGARHAERGQCQEAWTAQGGPNLNALLPGCEIECLLPDAYYASCREADERIRPHTIRTALRYLEDVLTLTPAELRAVVAGFGEQNIDEYRIGFTQRGSNDVIYGVVWPLYGRENGEVEGGALDEVTDLLKSCGVTEIRKHPGRFDPEYCDDCGVPLYPDPVGEVVHAEMPEDAEPNRPHFH; from the coding sequence ATGCGCTCACGCACCGCCAAACGACTGACTCCCGACGCTGAAAAACTGGTCGGCCACGCGCTTGCGCTCGCCGCCTCAGGCAGCCGTATCGAGGACCGCTTCTGGGAAGCCCAGCTCGACACGTTGCTCACGCGCGTGCTGCGCACGGGTAACCAACCGGCTATCGACGCAGCGCTCGATCATCTTCAGGCCAATCACAGCGAGGCTTATGGAGCGCTGGCGGACCTGATCGAATCGCAAAGCGAATCTGCGGAACCTGAAGCCGAAGGCGCGGTGTGGGACGGTTTGCTCGTTGCCATTCCGATCCTCGCCTGGACGCGCTACGCCATCCCGTCCGGCCCGGTGAAGACCGACGCGCTCATGCCCGTTCGCGCGCATCTGCACGCCCATGTGCTGGCGGAATCCGCACGCGTGGCCATCTCGCCGTACCTGTACAGCATCGATCAACTGCCACGCACGCATTGCGAGTCGTGGAAGGTCACACAGCAACTTGTACGCGCGGCCGTCGATAACGCCGACGTCAAACAGCCCGGCAACGATCTGCCGGAAACGGCACCGATACTCGCCGACCCGCGCTTCCTGCTGGCGGCCGTCACCGTGCCCAAGGGAGCGCCGATGTTCCGCTGGCAGGAAGACGGCGCACGTCACGCCGAGCGTGGCCAGTGTCAGGAGGCATGGACGGCTCAGGGCGGCCCGAATCTGAATGCCCTGCTGCCGGGCTGCGAAATCGAGTGCCTGCTGCCCGACGCGTATTACGCAAGCTGCCGCGAGGCCGACGAGCGCATTCGTCCGCACACGATCCGCACGGCGCTGCGCTATCTCGAAGATGTGCTGACGCTCACGCCTGCCGAGTTGCGGGCTGTCGTAGCCGGCTTCGGCGAGCAAAACATCGACGAGTACCGCATCGGCTTTACGCAACGCGGCAGCAACGATGTGATCTACGGCGTCGTGTGGCCACTTTACGGCCGTGAAAATGGCGAAGTCGAAGGCGGTGCGCTGGACGAAGTCACCGATCTGCTCAAGTCATGCGGCGTGACCGAAATCCGCAAGCATCCGGGTCGTTTCGATCCGGAGTATTGCGACGATTGCGGCGTGCCGCTGTATCCGGATCCCGTGGGTGAAGTCGTTCACGCGGAAATGCCGGAAGACGCCGAGCCAAACCGTCCGCATTTTCACTGA
- the sdhC gene encoding succinate dehydrogenase, cytochrome b556 subunit has translation MAEVVKKERPVYRNIGIGQLVTYRLPPAGIVSILHRISGAILFLLLPFALYLFEQSLTSELSFDVLRSIASNWFVKLVILALSWGFLHHFCAGLRHLRMDFNHDAVSKESGKNSAVAVLAVSLVLTLAVALKLFGAF, from the coding sequence ATGGCTGAAGTGGTAAAAAAAGAGCGGCCAGTCTACAGGAATATCGGTATCGGACAGCTTGTCACGTACCGACTCCCGCCGGCTGGTATCGTTTCCATTCTGCACCGTATTAGCGGTGCGATCTTGTTCCTTCTGTTGCCGTTCGCGCTTTATTTGTTCGAACAGAGCCTCACGTCGGAACTCAGCTTCGACGTTCTGCGAAGCATCGCCTCCAACTGGTTTGTCAAACTTGTCATCCTGGCATTGTCGTGGGGCTTCCTGCACCACTTCTGCGCCGGCTTGCGCCATCTGCGCATGGACTTCAATCACGACGCAGTGAGCAAGGAAAGCGGCAAGAACTCGGCAGTGGCCGTTCTGGCCGTGTCGCTGGTGCTGACGCTGGCCGTTGCCCTCAAGCTGTTCGGAGCGTTCTAA
- the sdhD gene encoding succinate dehydrogenase, hydrophobic membrane anchor protein produces MAQNNIGSKRLVVGAHYGLRDWIAQRMTAVIMAVYTVILLVWFFTAKDFSYEGWAGIFAHQWMKLATFVTLLALFYHAWVGIRDIWMDYVKPVGVRLALYALTIVWLLACAGYAAQILWRV; encoded by the coding sequence ATGGCACAGAACAATATCGGTTCGAAGCGCCTCGTCGTTGGCGCGCACTATGGTCTGCGCGACTGGATTGCGCAGCGCATGACTGCGGTCATTATGGCCGTGTACACCGTGATCCTGCTGGTGTGGTTCTTTACCGCCAAGGATTTCTCCTACGAAGGCTGGGCCGGCATCTTCGCGCATCAGTGGATGAAGTTGGCCACGTTCGTGACGCTGCTCGCGTTGTTCTATCACGCATGGGTCGGCATTCGCGACATCTGGATGGACTACGTCAAGCCCGTCGGTGTGCGACTGGCGCTGTACGCGCTGACGATCGTCTGGCTGCTGGCTTGTGCCGGCTATGCCGCACAGATTCTGTGGAGAGTGTAA
- a CDS encoding DNA-3-methyladenine glycosylase 2 family protein, translating to MTLDPEVCYKAVSARDRRFDGWFFVGVSSTGIYCRPVCNVRTPRFENCSFYGSAAAAEKAGFRPCLKCRPELAPGGARFDATRELADAAAAMIDEGFLNRAGLPALAARIGITERHLRRIFADEFGVSPIEYAQTQRLLLAKRLLTDTALPVTEIALASGFGSVRRFNGLFKTRYGFAPGRLRLNARHAALPDSDLVFQLAYRPPFAWHALLDFLGDRAIEGVELLEGDIYTRTLNIERQDGQTVAGWCRVTPRPDRHVLQVTLPPVLAGSVPQVLGKLRHLFDLGARPDVIDAHLGPLATTTPGLRVPGGVDGFEIAVRAIVGQQITVKGARRLLGRLAQRFGTPLSAPAHGLTHTFPSAAQLLAVPPESLGEAGIIRSRSAAIHGVAQAIVDGHLRLDPLAPLETTVKALLAIKGIGPWTAQYIAMRALGSPDAIPVDDLVLRQALGVRDGRAVTARTAQWAPWRAYAALHIWRAAAQGPAGQPVETLQEVLA from the coding sequence ATGACGCTCGACCCCGAAGTCTGCTACAAGGCTGTCTCCGCCCGCGACCGGCGTTTCGACGGCTGGTTCTTCGTCGGCGTGTCGTCCACCGGCATCTACTGCCGCCCGGTATGTAACGTGCGTACGCCTCGCTTCGAAAACTGCTCGTTCTACGGCAGCGCCGCCGCGGCCGAGAAGGCCGGCTTCCGCCCCTGCCTGAAGTGCCGCCCCGAACTCGCCCCCGGCGGCGCGCGTTTCGACGCCACCCGCGAACTTGCCGACGCCGCCGCGGCCATGATCGACGAAGGCTTCCTCAACCGGGCCGGACTGCCCGCACTTGCCGCCCGCATCGGCATCACCGAGCGTCATCTGCGCCGCATCTTCGCCGACGAATTCGGTGTCTCGCCTATCGAGTACGCGCAGACACAACGGCTGCTGCTCGCCAAACGGCTGCTCACCGACACGGCCTTACCGGTCACGGAAATCGCCCTCGCCTCCGGCTTCGGCAGCGTTCGGCGCTTCAACGGTCTGTTCAAGACCCGCTACGGCTTCGCCCCCGGCCGGCTCCGCCTGAACGCCCGCCACGCCGCCCTGCCCGACAGCGATCTCGTATTCCAGTTGGCCTACCGGCCGCCGTTTGCATGGCACGCGCTGCTCGACTTCCTTGGCGACCGGGCGATCGAGGGTGTTGAACTGCTTGAGGGCGATATCTACACCCGTACGCTGAACATCGAGCGGCAAGACGGGCAAACCGTCGCGGGCTGGTGTCGCGTGACTCCGCGGCCGGATCGCCATGTGCTGCAAGTCACCCTGCCCCCGGTGCTGGCCGGCAGTGTGCCGCAGGTCCTGGGCAAGCTGCGTCATCTTTTCGATCTGGGCGCCCGTCCCGACGTCATCGACGCGCATCTCGGGCCGCTTGCCACGACGACACCGGGCCTGCGCGTGCCGGGAGGGGTCGACGGCTTCGAAATTGCCGTGCGCGCCATCGTCGGCCAGCAAATCACCGTCAAGGGCGCACGACGCTTGCTCGGTCGGCTCGCGCAACGCTTCGGCACGCCGCTAAGCGCACCGGCGCACGGCTTGACGCATACGTTTCCCAGCGCCGCGCAACTGCTCGCCGTGCCACCTGAGTCATTGGGCGAAGCCGGTATCATTCGGAGCCGAAGTGCCGCGATTCACGGGGTCGCGCAGGCGATCGTCGATGGCCACCTGAGGTTGGATCCGCTGGCGCCATTGGAGACCACTGTGAAGGCACTGCTCGCAATCAAGGGCATCGGCCCATGGACAGCGCAGTACATCGCCATGCGCGCCCTCGGCTCGCCCGACGCGATCCCCGTTGACGATCTGGTGCTGCGTCAGGCGCTTGGCGTGCGCGACGGGCGCGCCGTGACCGCACGCACGGCCCAATGGGCGCCATGGCGCGCGTATGCGGCGCTGCATATCTGGCGAGCGGCGGCCCAGGGGCCGGCGGGGCAGCCGGTCGAGACTTTGCAGGAGGTGTTGGCATGA
- a CDS encoding GntR family transcriptional regulator: MNANVRDTSNTTPPVDAPQRQDSARDAAPASQAPQGAAAAGASPTFSPLYQQIKGLITQSLQAGEWKPGEIIPSEVDLAARYKVSQGTVRKAIDELAAENLLVRRQGRGTFVATHHEDRVQFRFLRLAPDSGEPHHPPSRLIECRRMRAPAEIARQLDLRAGDGVILIRRMMDFSDRPTVLDEIWLPGALFRGLTAERLNEYKGPMYGLFEDEFGTRMIRAVEKVRAVAADDMTADLLKVPKGFPLLSVERVSYTYGDKPVEVRRGWYVTTEHHYQNELS; encoded by the coding sequence ATGAATGCGAATGTTCGCGACACATCCAACACTACGCCGCCTGTCGATGCTCCGCAGCGACAGGACAGCGCGCGCGACGCCGCACCGGCCTCTCAGGCCCCGCAGGGTGCGGCTGCCGCAGGAGCGTCGCCAACCTTTAGTCCGCTGTATCAGCAGATCAAGGGGCTCATCACCCAGAGCCTGCAAGCCGGCGAATGGAAGCCCGGCGAAATCATTCCCAGTGAAGTCGATCTGGCCGCCCGTTATAAGGTGAGTCAGGGAACGGTGCGCAAAGCCATCGACGAACTGGCTGCCGAGAATCTGCTAGTGCGTCGTCAGGGGCGTGGCACGTTCGTCGCCACCCACCACGAAGACCGGGTGCAATTCCGGTTTCTCCGTCTTGCGCCCGATTCGGGCGAACCCCATCACCCGCCCAGCCGCCTGATCGAGTGCCGCCGCATGCGCGCACCGGCGGAAATCGCACGTCAGCTCGATCTGCGTGCGGGTGACGGTGTCATTCTTATTCGCCGCATGATGGATTTCTCGGACCGTCCGACGGTGCTCGACGAAATCTGGCTGCCGGGCGCGTTGTTCCGTGGATTGACGGCGGAGCGGCTCAATGAATACAAGGGGCCGATGTATGGCCTGTTCGAAGATGAATTCGGCACTCGCATGATTCGCGCTGTGGAAAAGGTCCGTGCTGTGGCCGCGGACGACATGACGGCGGATCTGCTCAAGGTGCCGAAGGGGTTCCCCCTGTTGAGTGTGGAGCGCGTTTCCTACACTTACGGGGACAAACCGGTGGAAGTGCGCCGGGGCTGGTACGTCACCACGGAACATCATTACCAGAACGAATTGAGTTGA